In Paenibacillus sp. BIC5C1, a genomic segment contains:
- a CDS encoding ATP-binding protein: MDYIRVNKVLEWIVIKLRIPWLGTAILIILGTLGTIFPLTLFYGVQLLFGTAATFIALRLHGAIYGFTTLIAICTLGVLFAGLVPNSFFMIGAHTIELIWMLGWQIRWKNGSVMKANAAFWVAMLLPVTCYGYIMGMNLEELKYTYMHVAVTSMVNALIAGIVVDFWITNGELKSKRTGTIPLTRIAFKYVVSFVVVVSLVLLSADSRRQLGQINNSIVSNLKHAANAVIKDLNDQYLTEENMHQSMERYHHLLDVNVIILDPNNKVVASGLDTLPQGSYLDINKYRFLKPGENSILFHSGDAYYSDVLTHWKQASFMYEADMTTSTPYRVFVETNSANYYKRIEAIYLTTLQSLFIIFVVSMIVAAPLSKKVVSPMKRLTRMTGSLPRLLFRNGKMDWPTSHVTEVQILIGNLRKMADVLLEQFEQIRQDKLTLEDRVRERTKELKNSEEIKRAIIDSSIDAIIAVDLNGLIIEFNPEAERMFGLKREEVVLEKEAPSLFQGASCMEIKEMLNQCEYIRGKRHVIVEEISGIRRDGSVFPIEYKIVEIQLGNNEMLYNLFIKDITERTRAEEDRVRHALALEKLNAELFHEKVAIQEQRDISEHFIESVREGLVMSDRSGTITIVNRRIEEMFGLGDFSGRSIVDLANAIDTLVLTADFNLVEQTRAFLNGELAFVEAEFIFNDVEKSVFSLYMKQMDVPGKNHGFLLVFRDRTEEERLNRMKNELISVVSHELRTPVATIMGYVELMMMYDLPASQRQDFMETISSEGARLSSLLDDVLDIQRLDNEGMTYHKTYVPLLELVEGVAEQWNMQSIQRIYVHAFNGDFFAYADQNRMVQLLHNLVGNAVKYSPGADRIDITLWEEKEWLCIDVRDYGIGIPENVQDLLFTKFYRVDNSDHRQIGGTGLGLYISRKIVEDHQGTLTFISAPHKGSTFKVRLPKQDELL; the protein is encoded by the coding sequence ATGGACTACATAAGGGTAAATAAGGTGTTGGAGTGGATAGTAATCAAACTCCGTATTCCGTGGTTGGGTACGGCTATACTTATTATCCTGGGTACGTTGGGAACGATCTTTCCGTTGACTCTTTTTTACGGGGTACAGCTGTTGTTCGGCACAGCAGCAACTTTTATTGCCTTGCGCTTACATGGAGCCATATACGGATTCACTACTTTGATAGCAATCTGTACCTTGGGTGTGTTATTCGCGGGTCTAGTCCCAAATAGTTTTTTTATGATTGGCGCTCATACTATTGAATTAATCTGGATGCTGGGATGGCAGATCCGATGGAAGAATGGAAGTGTCATGAAGGCCAATGCTGCATTCTGGGTCGCGATGTTATTGCCAGTGACCTGTTATGGATACATTATGGGCATGAATCTTGAAGAATTAAAATATACCTACATGCATGTCGCTGTGACCAGTATGGTTAACGCGCTGATCGCAGGTATTGTGGTAGATTTCTGGATTACAAATGGCGAGTTGAAGTCGAAACGAACAGGAACCATTCCGCTCACACGAATTGCATTTAAATACGTCGTATCCTTTGTAGTCGTTGTCTCTCTTGTTCTATTATCGGCCGACAGTCGAAGACAGTTAGGTCAGATCAATAACTCCATTGTATCTAATCTAAAACACGCTGCGAATGCCGTTATCAAGGATTTAAATGATCAATATCTAACCGAAGAGAACATGCACCAGAGCATGGAACGTTATCATCATCTGCTCGATGTAAATGTCATCATTCTGGATCCAAATAATAAGGTTGTAGCTTCTGGACTGGATACGCTTCCGCAGGGAAGTTACCTGGATATCAACAAATATCGTTTTCTCAAGCCAGGGGAGAACAGTATCTTATTCCATTCTGGGGATGCTTATTATAGTGATGTGCTTACTCACTGGAAACAGGCATCGTTTATGTATGAAGCAGATATGACCACGAGTACCCCTTATCGAGTTTTTGTTGAGACCAACTCAGCCAATTATTACAAACGTATTGAGGCGATCTATCTGACTACGCTTCAATCTCTGTTTATCATTTTCGTGGTATCCATGATTGTGGCTGCTCCACTTAGCAAGAAAGTCGTAAGTCCAATGAAACGCCTCACACGGATGACAGGCTCCCTTCCCAGACTATTATTTCGTAATGGTAAGATGGATTGGCCGACCAGCCACGTTACCGAAGTGCAGATTCTAATTGGCAATTTGCGCAAAATGGCCGATGTGCTCCTTGAACAATTCGAGCAGATACGTCAGGACAAGCTTACGCTTGAAGATAGGGTCAGAGAACGAACCAAAGAGCTGAAGAATAGTGAAGAAATCAAACGGGCAATCATAGATTCATCTATTGATGCCATTATTGCTGTGGATTTAAACGGACTGATTATTGAGTTTAATCCGGAAGCCGAAAGAATGTTTGGATTGAAACGGGAAGAGGTTGTATTAGAAAAAGAGGCCCCATCCCTTTTTCAGGGAGCGAGCTGTATGGAAATCAAGGAAATGCTGAACCAATGTGAGTATATCCGGGGGAAACGGCATGTCATCGTCGAAGAGATTTCAGGTATTCGCCGGGATGGTTCCGTTTTTCCGATTGAGTACAAAATAGTAGAAATTCAGCTGGGCAATAACGAAATGCTGTATAACTTATTTATCAAGGATATTACCGAGCGGACAAGAGCTGAAGAAGACCGTGTACGTCATGCGCTGGCTCTGGAGAAGCTGAATGCGGAGTTGTTTCATGAAAAAGTTGCCATTCAGGAACAGCGGGATATCAGCGAGCATTTCATTGAATCGGTTCGGGAAGGACTGGTCATGTCTGATCGTTCCGGCACCATCACGATAGTTAACAGAAGAATTGAAGAAATGTTTGGTCTCGGAGATTTTTCGGGCAGATCTATCGTAGATTTAGCCAATGCCATTGATACCCTTGTGTTAACCGCTGATTTCAATTTGGTGGAGCAGACTCGTGCTTTTCTGAACGGAGAACTGGCCTTTGTGGAAGCAGAATTTATATTCAATGATGTGGAAAAGAGTGTATTTTCCCTATACATGAAGCAAATGGATGTTCCCGGTAAAAACCATGGATTTCTTCTGGTGTTCCGTGATCGTACGGAGGAAGAACGCCTGAATCGGATGAAAAACGAACTGATCAGCGTGGTGTCCCATGAGCTTCGTACCCCTGTAGCGACCATTATGGGCTATGTGGAACTAATGATGATGTATGATCTTCCCGCTTCACAGCGTCAGGACTTCATGGAAACCATTTCTTCGGAAGGTGCACGGCTGAGTAGTCTGCTGGATGATGTACTTGATATTCAACGTCTGGACAATGAAGGCATGACCTACCATAAGACGTATGTACCCTTGCTTGAGTTGGTTGAGGGTGTTGCTGAGCAATGGAATATGCAATCCATTCAGCGCATCTATGTACATGCGTTTAATGGAGACTTTTTTGCTTATGCGGACCAGAACCGGATGGTTCAGCTGCTGCATAATTTGGTTGGTAATGCAGTCAAGTACTCACCTGGAGCAGACCGAATTGATATTACGCTGTGGGAAGAAAAAGAATGGTTATGCATCGATGTACGTGATTATGGAATAGGTATTCCAGAGAATGTGCAGGACCTGCTATTTACGAAGTTTTATCGTGTGGACAATTCGGATCATCGTCAGATTGGCGGGACTGGACTGGGACTTTACATTTCACGCAAAATTGTAGAGGACCACCAGGGAACGCTTACCTTTATATCCGCACCTCACAAAGGAAGCACGTTCAAGGTTCGATTGCCTAAGCAAGACGAACTTTTGTAA
- a CDS encoding class D sortase, translating to MMKFFFSMLVVLGILLLFLPLLQEKYFDWQQAKVMDDLKQLQLDLTKINDSFEQARLDPNSIDDETEDKEQEGYPHALGVITIDEIDVQLPILEDATESNMKVAATHLVETARIGTEGNAAIAAHRAHKKGRLFNRMGELEIGDWIKVTLADQTHIQYKVDQISVVEPTDLSVLEDPHLGQVLTLITCDPLVNPTHRLIIRAVQVTSEVAQRDLP from the coding sequence ATGATGAAATTCTTTTTTTCCATGCTTGTTGTTCTCGGGATCTTACTTCTTTTCTTGCCTCTTCTGCAAGAAAAGTATTTTGACTGGCAGCAAGCCAAAGTCATGGATGATCTGAAACAGCTACAACTCGACCTAACTAAAATCAATGATTCTTTTGAACAAGCAAGACTGGATCCCAACTCAATCGATGATGAGACCGAAGACAAAGAACAGGAAGGTTATCCCCATGCACTGGGGGTTATTACAATTGATGAGATTGATGTGCAACTGCCCATTCTGGAGGATGCAACCGAAAGCAATATGAAGGTTGCAGCAACGCATCTTGTGGAGACGGCCCGCATCGGAACTGAAGGAAATGCAGCGATAGCTGCCCATCGTGCTCACAAAAAAGGACGCCTGTTCAACCGAATGGGAGAATTGGAGATTGGTGATTGGATTAAAGTCACTCTGGCAGATCAGACCCATATCCAATATAAAGTGGATCAGATATCCGTTGTGGAGCCTACGGACTTGTCCGTACTTGAGGATCCACATCTGGGACAGGTGCTCACCTTGATTACCTGTGATCCATTAGTAAATCCAACGCATCGGCTGATTATAAGAGCCGTCCAAGTGACTTCAGAGGTTGCTCAGCGTGACCTGCCATAA
- a CDS encoding virulence factor has product MNIVSIEPTPSPNTMMLHLDERLEDGIRRTYTLDNERSAPAFIRQMLHIPGVKSVFHTTDFVALDRKGNADWSVILGEVQSRLGQQGIDLDWIESEDASGEHFGEAQVFVQFFRGVPMQIRVKAGAKEERISLSDRFVKAVTEVASATLIKERKLSDYGVRYGELPEIAREVEQELEAAYPPDRLERVIQQAIEHGTNSEEFVERRRQLDGAELEEALHNEDWNVRYAAFDGMEPTAERLPLVAHALHDNKMQIRRLAVVYLGDIRTPEAMELLYEALQDSSPAVRRTAGDTLSDIGDPAATVAMTATLSDKSKLVRWRAARFLYEVGTEEAEQALRKAAEDPEFEVSLQAKMALERIESGEQAAGTVWQQMAGRNKTSE; this is encoded by the coding sequence ATGAATATTGTTTCCATTGAACCAACACCCAGTCCCAATACGATGATGCTGCATCTGGACGAACGTCTGGAGGACGGGATCCGCAGAACATATACACTGGATAACGAACGGTCTGCTCCGGCGTTTATTCGCCAGATGCTTCATATTCCCGGAGTAAAAAGTGTATTCCACACAACCGACTTCGTAGCGCTCGATCGCAAGGGAAATGCGGATTGGTCCGTCATTCTTGGCGAAGTTCAAAGCCGTCTTGGCCAGCAGGGTATTGATCTGGACTGGATTGAATCTGAAGATGCCTCTGGTGAACACTTCGGTGAAGCACAGGTATTCGTCCAATTCTTCAGAGGTGTGCCGATGCAAATTCGAGTCAAAGCCGGTGCCAAGGAAGAGCGGATTTCGCTCTCGGATCGGTTCGTCAAAGCCGTTACTGAAGTCGCCAGCGCTACGCTGATCAAGGAACGGAAACTGAGTGATTATGGCGTCCGCTACGGGGAATTGCCTGAAATCGCAAGAGAAGTTGAACAGGAGCTGGAAGCAGCATATCCGCCTGATCGTCTGGAACGCGTAATTCAACAAGCTATTGAGCACGGCACCAATTCTGAAGAGTTCGTGGAACGTCGCCGTCAGCTGGATGGTGCCGAGCTTGAAGAGGCTCTGCATAATGAGGACTGGAATGTTCGCTACGCTGCATTTGATGGTATGGAGCCTACAGCGGAACGACTGCCACTCGTTGCCCATGCACTTCATGATAATAAAATGCAGATTCGCAGGCTGGCTGTTGTATATCTAGGTGATATCCGCACACCGGAAGCGATGGAACTGCTGTACGAAGCTCTGCAGGATAGTTCACCCGCTGTACGTCGGACTGCCGGAGATACCCTCTCCGATATCGGGGATCCTGCAGCAACTGTAGCCATGACAGCTACGTTATCCGATAAAAGCAAGCTTGTACGCTGGCGTGCAGCCCGCTTCTTGTACGAAGTGGGAACCGAAGAAGCTGAGCAAGCTCTGCGGAAGGCAGCCGAAGATCCTGAGTTTGAAGTCAGCCTGCAAGCCAAAATGGCACTGGAACGGATTGAATCCGGGGAACAGGCAGCCGGAACCGTATGGCAGCAGATGGCTGGGCGTAACAAGACGTCGGAGTAG
- a CDS encoding response regulator transcription factor: protein MSIKVLLIEDEKNLADMIAFFLEEEGYITERVHHAREALQLFPRFQPDIVVTDLMLPETDGNDLVDAFRQHSTVPILMISASTMLNDRLRALHNGADDFLCKPFSLKELDARIKALLRRSAISYPDKPIKEDKPAEVVGHVSVNEYRRTLFVDGIEIEVTHIEFEIMKELYRNPGKVFTRNELMDRIKGSERAYLDRTIDVHISSLRKKIEPDPKNPRYIKTVWGTGYKYVI, encoded by the coding sequence ATGTCTATCAAAGTTCTTCTTATAGAAGATGAGAAAAATCTGGCCGACATGATTGCTTTCTTTCTTGAGGAGGAGGGTTACATAACTGAACGGGTTCATCATGCACGCGAAGCACTTCAACTTTTTCCACGATTCCAGCCCGATATTGTAGTCACTGACTTGATGCTGCCTGAAACAGACGGTAATGATCTGGTTGATGCGTTTCGCCAGCACTCGACTGTACCCATATTGATGATCTCGGCCAGCACCATGCTGAATGATCGGCTCCGAGCATTACACAATGGTGCAGATGATTTTCTTTGTAAACCCTTTAGTCTGAAAGAGCTTGATGCACGTATTAAGGCATTACTGCGCAGATCGGCTATATCTTACCCGGACAAGCCAATAAAAGAGGATAAACCGGCTGAAGTTGTCGGACATGTCAGTGTGAATGAGTACAGAAGAACTCTGTTTGTAGATGGCATTGAAATCGAGGTCACTCATATTGAGTTTGAAATTATGAAGGAATTGTACCGAAATCCCGGCAAAGTGTTCACCCGCAATGAACTCATGGATCGAATTAAAGGCTCAGAACGAGCTTATCTGGACCGCACAATTGATGTACACATCTCCAGTCTTCGCAAAAAAATTGAACCCGACCCCAAAAATCCAAGGTATATTAAGACGGTTTGGGGAACGGGATATAAATACGTCATTTAA
- a CDS encoding amino acid permease encodes MQDCNNQTTTGPTLKKGLRARHMTMIALGGSIGTGLFLASGTAISNAGPGGALIAYAAVGIMVFFLMTSLGELATFMPDSGSFNTYAARFVDPALGFAMGWNFWYNWAVTIAAELAAATVLIKYWFPDSSSMLWSLLFLVLIFALNVLSVKGYGESEYWFAIIKVATVIIFLTVGVLMIFGIIGGEAVGFSNFTVGDAPFHGGFFAVLGVFMAAGFSFQGTELIGVAAGESENPRENVPRAIRQVFWRILIFYILAITVISLIIPYTHPNLLKGDLNNIGVSPFTLVFEKAGLAIAASVMNAVILTSVLSAGNSGMYASSRVLYALARDGKAPRFLGRLNKKGIPMNALLLTTAVGMLAFLASLFGDGIVYTWLLNASGMCGFITWLGIAISHYRFRRAYVAQGRDLNDLPYRARWFPFGPIFAFVLCIIVIIGQNYQAFTGDQIDWSGALVAYLSVPLFLILWLGYKFIKKTKVVPLQECDFTTSPD; translated from the coding sequence ATGCAAGACTGCAACAACCAAACTACAACAGGACCTACCCTGAAAAAAGGACTACGCGCACGGCATATGACCATGATTGCACTCGGTGGATCCATTGGTACTGGACTGTTCCTCGCAAGCGGAACCGCCATTTCCAATGCAGGCCCCGGCGGTGCACTGATTGCTTATGCTGCCGTCGGCATTATGGTCTTCTTTCTAATGACCAGTCTCGGGGAACTGGCTACCTTCATGCCCGACTCCGGTTCATTCAATACGTATGCGGCCCGCTTCGTCGATCCGGCCCTTGGGTTCGCGATGGGTTGGAACTTCTGGTACAACTGGGCCGTCACCATTGCGGCAGAACTCGCTGCCGCAACCGTACTCATCAAATACTGGTTCCCTGACAGTTCATCCATGTTGTGGAGTCTGTTGTTTCTCGTATTAATCTTTGCACTAAATGTGTTGTCCGTTAAAGGATATGGAGAGTCGGAATACTGGTTCGCCATTATCAAAGTCGCTACAGTAATCATCTTCCTTACCGTTGGTGTGCTCATGATCTTCGGCATTATCGGTGGAGAAGCGGTAGGATTCAGCAACTTTACTGTTGGAGACGCACCATTCCATGGCGGATTCTTTGCGGTTCTCGGTGTATTTATGGCTGCAGGGTTCTCTTTCCAAGGAACGGAGCTCATTGGTGTCGCAGCCGGTGAGAGCGAAAATCCGCGTGAAAATGTCCCTCGTGCTATCCGGCAAGTGTTCTGGCGTATTCTGATCTTCTACATTCTGGCGATTACAGTCATCAGTCTGATCATTCCATATACACATCCGAATCTGCTTAAAGGTGATCTGAATAACATCGGAGTTAGTCCGTTCACTCTTGTCTTTGAAAAAGCGGGTCTGGCTATTGCTGCTTCCGTCATGAATGCTGTTATTTTGACCTCTGTACTGTCTGCCGGAAATTCAGGCATGTATGCTTCAAGTCGTGTCCTGTATGCTCTTGCCCGGGATGGCAAAGCGCCTCGCTTCCTCGGTCGGCTGAACAAAAAAGGCATTCCAATGAATGCCCTTCTCTTGACCACAGCGGTGGGTATGCTTGCTTTTCTAGCCTCCCTTTTCGGTGATGGTATTGTGTACACCTGGCTTCTTAATGCATCTGGTATGTGTGGGTTTATCACCTGGCTCGGCATTGCCATCAGCCATTATCGCTTCCGCCGCGCGTATGTAGCCCAAGGTCGGGATTTAAACGATCTGCCCTACCGTGCACGCTGGTTCCCATTTGGGCCGATCTTTGCTTTTGTGTTATGTATCATCGTCATTATTGGACAGAACTATCAGGCGTTTACGGGGGATCAAATTGATTGGAGCGGAGCCCTCGTCGCCTATTTAAGCGTTCCGCTGTTCCTGATCTTATGGCTGGGTTATAAATTTATTAAGAAAACAAAAGTTGTACCATTACAGGAATGTGATTTTACAACATCACCAGATTAA